From Phenylobacterium immobile (ATCC 35973), a single genomic window includes:
- the recA gene encoding recombinase RecA: MSQAALKLVGKEDGDKQRALEAALSQIDRAFGKGSVMKLGDKGKIVEIESVSTGSLGLDMALGIGGLPKGRIVEIYGPESSGKTTLALHVVAEVQKAGGVAAFVDAEHALDPSYAHKLGVNLDDLLVAQPDTGEQALEITDTLVRSGAVDIIVIDSVAALTPRAEIEGEMGDSLPGLQARLMSQALRKLTASISKTHTLVIFINQIRMKIGVMYGSPETTTGGNALKFYASVRLDIRRTGSVKLRDEIVGNNVRVKVVKNKVAPPFREVEFDIMYGQGISKLGEIIDLGVKAGVVEKSGSWFSYNSQRIGQGRDNVREFLKANPDMANDIERAVRGAKAAIEEELLVGPTEEDDV, encoded by the coding sequence ATGAGTCAGGCGGCGTTGAAACTCGTGGGCAAGGAAGACGGCGACAAGCAACGGGCGCTCGAAGCGGCGCTCTCCCAAATTGATCGGGCCTTCGGCAAGGGCTCGGTGATGAAGCTGGGCGACAAGGGCAAGATCGTCGAGATCGAAAGCGTCTCGACCGGCTCCCTCGGCCTGGACATGGCGCTGGGCATCGGCGGCCTGCCGAAGGGCCGGATCGTCGAGATCTACGGTCCGGAAAGCTCAGGCAAGACGACGCTCGCGCTGCATGTGGTGGCGGAGGTCCAGAAGGCCGGCGGCGTCGCCGCCTTCGTCGACGCCGAGCACGCGCTCGATCCGTCCTATGCGCACAAGCTGGGCGTGAACCTGGATGACCTCCTGGTCGCCCAGCCTGACACCGGCGAGCAGGCGCTGGAGATCACCGACACCCTGGTGCGCTCCGGCGCGGTCGACATCATCGTCATCGACTCGGTCGCGGCGCTGACGCCCCGGGCGGAAATCGAAGGCGAGATGGGCGACAGCCTGCCGGGCTTGCAGGCGCGGCTGATGAGCCAGGCGTTGCGCAAGCTGACCGCGTCGATCTCCAAGACCCACACCCTGGTCATTTTCATCAACCAGATCCGCATGAAGATCGGCGTGATGTACGGCAGCCCGGAGACGACGACGGGCGGCAATGCGCTGAAGTTCTACGCCTCCGTTCGCCTGGACATCCGCCGCACCGGCTCGGTGAAGCTGCGCGACGAGATCGTCGGCAACAACGTCCGGGTGAAGGTCGTCAAGAACAAGGTCGCCCCGCCGTTCCGCGAGGTCGAGTTCGACATCATGTACGGCCAGGGCATTTCCAAGCTGGGCGAGATCATCGACCTGGGCGTGAAAGCCGGCGTGGTCGAGAAGTCGGGGTCTTGGTTCTCCTACAACAGCCAACGGATCGGCCAGGGCCGCGACAATGTGCGGGAGTTCCTCAAGGCCAACCCGGACATGGCCAATGACATCGAACGCGCCGTCCGCGGCGCCAAGGCCGCCATCGAGGAAGAACTGCTGGTCGGCCCGACCGAGGAAGACGACGTCTGA
- a CDS encoding permease, with protein MKLLRSLEEILFEVISWLVFYPLTLWRILTRPLATMRYSDAELTAHSDDDTEYDAALSPPLLLLITVLLVNAVGQALHHQSLTASSHLMGLVEASPQNLMLFRGLVFSLIPLVAAVTLLRRQRVKLSRSTLKPPFFAQCYLAAPCAIVVGLGVAIFQRQDIPNVFGGVLMLAGTAWFLVTQTRWFRQELSLSWPRAAWTAVWALLRALFYLELLLIPLALF; from the coding sequence ATGAAGCTTCTGCGGAGCCTCGAAGAGATTCTCTTCGAGGTCATTTCCTGGCTGGTCTTCTACCCGCTGACGCTGTGGCGGATCCTGACGCGGCCCCTGGCCACCATGCGCTATTCCGATGCCGAACTGACCGCTCACTCGGACGACGACACGGAGTACGACGCGGCGCTGTCGCCGCCCCTGTTGCTGCTGATCACGGTGCTGCTCGTCAACGCCGTCGGTCAGGCTCTGCATCATCAGAGCCTGACCGCTTCGTCGCACCTTATGGGGTTGGTCGAAGCCTCCCCGCAGAACCTGATGCTGTTTCGCGGCCTGGTCTTCAGCCTCATTCCGCTGGTGGCGGCTGTCACCCTCCTGCGGCGCCAGCGTGTGAAGCTCTCGAGGTCGACCCTGAAGCCGCCGTTCTTCGCCCAGTGCTATCTCGCCGCCCCCTGCGCCATCGTCGTCGGCCTGGGCGTCGCGATCTTCCAGCGTCAGGACATTCCCAATGTCTTCGGCGGCGTGCTCATGCTGGCGGGAACCGCGTGGTTCCTGGTGACCCAGACCCGCTGGTTTCGCCAGGAACTCTCTCTGTCATGGCCGCGCGCGGCGTGGACCGCCGTTTGGGCCCTACTCCGAGCGCTATTCTACCTTGAGCTGCTGCTCATTCCTCTTGCCCTGTTCTAA
- a CDS encoding TIGR00730 family Rossman fold protein: protein MIDNRPRQVQHACVNSICVYCGSSIGTDPAFLAEAVRAGTLIAEQGLTLIYGGGKVGLMGAVADAALAAGGKVVGVMPADLVSQEIAHTGVTELKVVNSMHERKWAMAELGDGFLCLPGGAGTLEEVFEQWTWAMLGFHSKPCGFVNVNGYYEPLRATVEQMCDKGFLARPYGEMLIYADTTAAAIDAFRAYVPPPPKWGVTAVEQRY, encoded by the coding sequence ATGATCGACAACCGGCCCCGGCAGGTTCAACATGCCTGCGTGAACAGTATTTGCGTCTATTGCGGGTCCTCCATCGGGACCGATCCGGCCTTCCTGGCGGAGGCCGTGCGCGCAGGAACCCTGATCGCCGAGCAGGGGCTGACCCTCATCTATGGCGGCGGCAAGGTCGGGCTGATGGGGGCGGTCGCTGACGCCGCCTTGGCCGCCGGCGGCAAGGTGGTGGGGGTGATGCCGGCCGATCTGGTGAGCCAGGAGATCGCCCACACCGGCGTGACCGAGCTCAAGGTCGTCAACTCCATGCATGAGCGCAAATGGGCCATGGCCGAGCTAGGCGACGGCTTCCTGTGCCTGCCGGGCGGCGCCGGCACCCTGGAAGAGGTGTTCGAGCAGTGGACCTGGGCCATGCTCGGCTTCCATTCCAAGCCCTGCGGCTTCGTCAATGTGAACGGCTATTACGAGCCCTTGCGCGCCACCGTCGAACAGATGTGCGACAAGGGCTTTCTCGCCCGCCCGTACGGCGAGATGTTGATCTATGCGGACACGACCGCCGCTGCGATCGACGCGTTTCGCGCCTATGTTCCACCGCCGCCGAAGTGGGGCGTGACGGCCGTCGAGCAACGCTACTGA
- a CDS encoding cold-shock protein produces MVKWFNPAKGFGFIQPDGGGQDVFVHISAVEQAGLRGLNEGQTVSFDLEQDRRSGKTSATNLRVTG; encoded by the coding sequence GTGGTGAAGTGGTTCAACCCCGCCAAGGGCTTCGGCTTCATCCAGCCGGACGGCGGCGGCCAGGATGTGTTTGTGCACATCTCGGCGGTCGAACAAGCTGGCTTGCGTGGTCTGAACGAAGGCCAAACGGTCTCCTTCGACCTCGAGCAGGACCGTCGCAGCGGCAAGACCTCTGCGACCAACCTGCGCGTCACCGGCTAA
- a CDS encoding DUF1345 domain-containing protein: MPTPSAMLRGRPRLWISLGLGLFAGLGVKLAWPGLQAPAIFAIGWDVACVAFIGLLLPRLAFSQPDAIRRNAAQDDEGRGLILGLMTAAAAVSVAAVANELFFAKVDHGVLRAAHVVFAFATVVLSWTVMQLIFALHYAHEYYGAGEGGGDAGGLNFPGGEEPDYWDFVHFSVVIGVASQTADISFTGKALRRVGTMHSLVAFVFNTLIVALTINLVASLF, encoded by the coding sequence ATGCCGACGCCATCTGCGATGCTAAGGGGAAGGCCCAGGCTTTGGATATCGCTGGGACTCGGCCTGTTCGCAGGACTGGGGGTCAAGCTGGCGTGGCCGGGCCTGCAGGCGCCGGCGATTTTCGCCATCGGCTGGGACGTGGCCTGCGTCGCCTTCATCGGCCTGCTTCTCCCGAGGCTGGCGTTCAGCCAGCCTGATGCGATCCGCCGAAACGCCGCCCAGGATGACGAGGGCCGCGGTCTGATCCTGGGGCTGATGACAGCCGCGGCGGCGGTGAGCGTGGCGGCGGTGGCCAATGAGCTATTCTTCGCCAAGGTGGATCACGGCGTCCTGCGCGCCGCCCATGTGGTCTTCGCCTTTGCGACGGTGGTGTTGTCCTGGACGGTGATGCAGCTGATCTTCGCCCTGCACTACGCCCACGAATACTACGGCGCGGGCGAGGGCGGCGGCGACGCCGGCGGCTTGAATTTTCCGGGCGGCGAGGAGCCCGATTACTGGGATTTCGTCCACTTCTCGGTGGTGATCGGTGTGGCGTCGCAGACCGCTGACATCAGCTTCACCGGCAAGGCGCTGCGCCGGGTCGGCACGATGCATAGCCTGGTGGCCTTCGTCTTCAACACCCTGATCGTGGCCCTGACAATCAATCTGGTGGCCAGCCTGTTCTAG
- a CDS encoding NUDIX hydrolase: protein MRERPSARVVLLDPEGRIALMRGRLPGASRDELGAWFTVGGGLEPGESLAEAAVREVREETGLEASEVGPVIWLREGVFDPGLGSGPLYFKESYIVARCDGGELSRDGWLAHEQDFCTDLRWWTREELLATTDNVYPQRLAMLLEDVLDGRLPESPLSLPW, encoded by the coding sequence ATGCGAGAACGTCCGAGCGCACGTGTTGTCCTGTTGGACCCTGAGGGGCGCATCGCGCTGATGCGCGGGCGACTGCCGGGGGCGTCCCGGGATGAGCTGGGCGCCTGGTTCACCGTTGGCGGTGGGCTTGAGCCTGGCGAAAGCCTCGCCGAGGCTGCTGTTCGCGAGGTGCGTGAGGAGACGGGATTGGAGGCTTCGGAGGTCGGACCCGTCATCTGGCTGCGCGAAGGCGTCTTCGACCCCGGCCTGGGCTCAGGGCCCCTCTACTTCAAGGAAAGCTACATCGTCGCCCGATGCGACGGCGGCGAGCTGAGCCGAGATGGCTGGCTCGCCCATGAACAGGATTTCTGCACCGATCTGCGCTGGTGGACGCGTGAGGAGCTGCTGGCGACGACGGACAACGTCTACCCCCAGCGGCTCGCCATGCTGCTGGAGGACGTCCTTGACGGGCGGTTGCCCGAATCCCCCCTCAGCCTCCCCTGGTAG
- a CDS encoding TIGR03862 family flavoprotein: MTVQVAVIGGGPAGLMAAEQASAAGAQVTVYERMPSVGRKLLMAGRGGLNLTHSEALPQFLRRYGPAEDRLQPHIDSFTPEALTAWAKGLGQETFVGTSGRIFPKALKASPLLRAWLARLASQGVAFALRHDWRGWEGSALCFETPDGPRLVEADATILALGGASWPRLGATGAWADRLRDEGVAVAAFAPANSGFNIAWSDIFRDRHAGQALKNVIVGFEGRRSRGDVMVTGYGLEGGPIYALSAHMREALAAGRPALLHIDLMPDRKLSAVTGLLAQDDGGASTLTNRLRKVLKLSPVEINILREGHGVALPTAPGALAGAVKDTTLRLTGVQSLARAISTAGGLEFSELDERLMLRRRPGVFVAGEMLDWEAPTGGYLLQAAFATGRAAGQAAADYARA, encoded by the coding sequence ATGACAGTTCAGGTGGCGGTGATCGGCGGCGGGCCGGCCGGGTTGATGGCCGCCGAACAGGCGAGCGCGGCGGGCGCCCAGGTGACGGTCTACGAGCGCATGCCCAGCGTCGGGCGCAAGCTCCTGATGGCTGGTCGCGGCGGGCTGAACCTCACCCATTCCGAGGCCTTGCCGCAATTCCTGCGCCGCTATGGGCCGGCCGAAGACAGGCTTCAGCCCCACATCGACTCGTTCACGCCGGAGGCCTTGACCGCCTGGGCCAAGGGCCTCGGGCAGGAGACCTTCGTCGGCACTAGCGGACGGATATTCCCCAAGGCGCTGAAGGCCTCACCGCTCCTGCGGGCCTGGCTCGCGAGACTCGCCAGCCAAGGCGTCGCCTTCGCCCTCCGCCACGACTGGCGCGGCTGGGAAGGCTCAGCGCTGTGCTTTGAGACCCCGGACGGTCCGCGCCTCGTTGAGGCCGACGCCACCATCCTGGCGCTCGGCGGCGCCAGCTGGCCTCGGCTGGGGGCGACCGGCGCATGGGCCGACCGGCTGCGCGACGAAGGCGTCGCGGTGGCGGCGTTCGCGCCCGCCAACAGCGGCTTCAACATCGCCTGGTCGGACATCTTCCGCGACCGGCACGCCGGTCAGGCGCTGAAGAACGTCATCGTCGGCTTCGAAGGTCGCCGCTCTCGCGGCGACGTCATGGTGACCGGCTACGGCCTGGAGGGCGGCCCGATCTATGCGCTCTCGGCCCACATGCGCGAGGCGCTGGCCGCCGGACGCCCTGCCCTGCTGCACATCGACCTTATGCCGGATCGCAAACTGAGCGCCGTCACCGGACTGCTCGCCCAGGACGACGGCGGCGCCTCGACGCTGACGAACCGCCTGCGCAAGGTGCTGAAGCTGTCGCCGGTGGAGATCAACATCCTGCGCGAAGGCCATGGCGTCGCCCTGCCCACCGCCCCAGGCGCGCTGGCCGGGGCGGTGAAGGATACGACGCTTCGCCTCACCGGCGTCCAGTCGTTGGCCCGCGCCATCTCCACCGCCGGCGGCCTGGAGTTCTCCGAGCTGGATGAGCGCCTGATGTTGCGCCGCCGCCCTGGCGTCTTCGTCGCCGGCGAGATGTTGGATTGGGAAGCCCCCACCGGCGGATACCTCCTGCAGGCCGCCTTCGCGACCGGCCGCGCGGCGGGACAGGCGGCCGCGGACTACGCGAGGGCCTAG
- the cckA gene encoding cell cycle histidine kinase CckA, with the protein MTVKPPASTLMAGALILFVAAAGFCMFAAWGGGPVTTGLVLLICGLAGVSGLGVLVLRGAHVDAAEDWAERLIQALPEPAALAAADGRIEASNAHWRAAMGESPRLPAGGQASALFTAFAAAGRGDGGRTKLSAFGVAREASVSLAAPGRFLVRLPNWSPPVAEAPATTAEPSLLGLDAFAAASPFGAALLEGADPFEATIIEVNPTLAHATGGGQVGQVFGELIEPRSRLEAQGRLARLAPGQPVEVRLAADATRAAHLYLARAGDRWAAYLVDVSGQKQIELQLAQSQKMQAIGQLAGGVAHDFNNLLTAILMQLDALSTRHPVGDPSYEGLNEIRQTSLRAADLVRKLLAFSRKQTVQREILDLGELISEFEVLLRRVLYEDVRLETDYGRNLPLVRADRGQLETAVMNLAVNARDAVRAGGGGAVRIRTARLTAAEAQALGYPDAEGDQALIEVADDGQGIAAEVLDKIFEPFFTTKPVGEGTGLGLATVYGIVKQADGWIAADSAPGEGARFRIFLPVYIPAMIEPAPPPAMPRRSQARDLSGAGRILFVEDEDAVRIVAARLLRARGYEVIEAASGEEALGIAEANAGRIDLMISDVVMPGMQGPDLLKQARVHLGEAPVMFISGYAEAEFSNLLEGERNVSFLPKPIDIKTLAERVKHELQKAS; encoded by the coding sequence ATGACCGTCAAGCCGCCCGCCAGCACACTCATGGCGGGCGCCCTCATCCTGTTCGTCGCAGCGGCGGGGTTCTGCATGTTCGCCGCCTGGGGCGGCGGCCCGGTGACGACGGGGCTTGTGCTGTTGATCTGCGGGCTTGCCGGAGTCAGCGGCCTGGGCGTCCTGGTGCTGCGCGGCGCTCACGTCGACGCGGCCGAGGACTGGGCCGAGCGTCTGATCCAGGCGCTGCCGGAGCCCGCGGCGCTCGCCGCCGCCGATGGCAGGATCGAGGCCTCCAACGCGCACTGGCGCGCAGCCATGGGGGAGAGCCCGCGCCTGCCGGCCGGCGGCCAGGCCTCGGCGCTCTTCACCGCCTTCGCCGCCGCAGGGCGGGGCGATGGGGGACGGACCAAGCTTTCCGCCTTCGGCGTCGCGCGGGAAGCGAGCGTCTCACTGGCCGCCCCCGGTCGTTTCCTGGTCCGCCTGCCCAACTGGAGCCCGCCTGTGGCTGAGGCGCCGGCGACGACCGCCGAGCCCTCGCTCTTGGGCCTCGACGCCTTCGCCGCGGCCTCGCCCTTTGGCGCGGCGCTGCTGGAAGGCGCCGATCCTTTCGAGGCGACTATCATCGAGGTCAATCCAACCCTCGCTCACGCCACCGGCGGCGGGCAGGTCGGCCAGGTGTTCGGCGAACTGATCGAGCCGCGCAGTCGCCTTGAAGCGCAGGGCCGGCTGGCGCGGCTGGCGCCAGGCCAGCCCGTCGAGGTTCGGTTGGCGGCGGATGCGACCCGCGCTGCTCACCTCTATCTCGCCCGCGCAGGCGACCGCTGGGCGGCCTATCTCGTCGATGTGTCAGGGCAGAAGCAGATCGAACTGCAGCTGGCGCAGAGCCAGAAGATGCAGGCGATCGGCCAGCTGGCTGGCGGGGTGGCGCACGACTTCAATAACCTGCTGACCGCGATCCTCATGCAGCTCGACGCGCTGTCGACGCGCCACCCGGTGGGCGATCCGTCCTACGAGGGCCTGAACGAGATCCGCCAGACCTCGCTCAGGGCGGCGGATCTCGTCCGCAAGCTGCTCGCTTTCTCGCGCAAACAAACGGTGCAGCGCGAGATTCTCGATCTCGGCGAACTGATCAGCGAGTTCGAGGTGCTGTTGCGCCGCGTCCTTTACGAGGACGTCCGGCTCGAGACCGATTACGGCCGCAACCTGCCGCTTGTGCGGGCCGACCGCGGTCAGTTGGAGACGGCGGTTATGAACTTGGCGGTCAACGCCCGGGACGCGGTGCGGGCCGGCGGCGGCGGCGCCGTGCGCATCCGCACAGCCCGGCTGACGGCGGCTGAGGCGCAGGCCCTTGGCTACCCCGACGCGGAAGGCGATCAGGCGCTGATCGAGGTGGCCGATGACGGACAGGGCATCGCCGCGGAAGTCCTGGACAAGATTTTCGAGCCCTTTTTCACGACCAAGCCGGTGGGCGAGGGGACGGGTCTCGGCCTGGCCACGGTCTACGGCATCGTCAAACAGGCCGATGGCTGGATCGCCGCTGACTCGGCCCCGGGCGAGGGCGCGCGGTTCCGAATATTCCTGCCCGTCTATATCCCGGCGATGATCGAGCCCGCGCCGCCCCCGGCCATGCCACGTCGCTCGCAGGCGCGCGACCTCTCCGGCGCCGGGCGCATCCTGTTTGTCGAGGATGAAGACGCCGTGCGGATTGTCGCCGCTCGTCTGCTGCGGGCGCGGGGATACGAGGTGATCGAAGCCGCCAGCGGCGAGGAAGCGCTGGGCATCGCCGAGGCCAATGCGGGCCGAATTGACCTGATGATCTCCGATGTGGTGATGCCGGGCATGCAGGGCCCCGACCTCTTGAAGCAGGCGCGGGTCCATCTCGGCGAGGCCCCGGTGATGTTCATTTCAGGCTACGCCGAGGCGGAGTTCTCGAACCTGCTGGAGGGCGAGCGCAACGTCTCGTTCCTGCCCAAGCCGATCGACATCAAGACCCTGGCCGAAAGGGTCAAGCACGAGCTGCAGAAGGCGAGCTAG
- a CDS encoding glycine betaine ABC transporter substrate-binding protein has protein sequence MNGQIAAAFALLPDYLGWHVLLSASALAIGIAISLPLAVLAARSPAVRWPVLALAGLVQTIPSLALLALFYPLLLALSTLAKATIGHGFSALGFLPSLLALTIYSMLPILRNGAAAILGVDPAVREAADGMGLTSHQKLWQVELPLAAPVIMAGVRTAAVWTIGAATLSTPVGQTSLGNYIFAGLQTENWIFVLFGCAAAAALAMVADQLLGLVEAGMQRGRRVLAGIGLGGLAAGVVVAIAPLISFGGQATYVVGAKNFSEQYILAELMADRLTATGATVTRKEDLGSAVAYRALASGEIDAYVDYSGTLWANVLGRKDNPGRQQVLEGLTAELAQRDGVLVLGSLGFENAYALVMRGDRAQSLGITSIADLARRAPQLTFGADLEFLSRPEWKGIQSAYGLNFKTERSFQPTFMYRALGGGDADVISAFSSDGRIAADRLVVLSDPKQAIPPYDAVILISPKRAKDAKLIAALRPLIGKVPVSAMQAANFSVDRDADKRSPLEAARALEATLR, from the coding sequence TACTGCCCGACTATCTCGGATGGCATGTCCTTCTGAGCGCCAGCGCGCTCGCCATCGGCATCGCCATCAGCCTGCCGCTCGCGGTATTGGCGGCGCGCAGCCCGGCGGTGCGCTGGCCGGTGCTGGCCCTCGCCGGCCTGGTGCAGACCATTCCCAGCCTGGCGCTGCTGGCGCTCTTCTATCCGCTGCTGCTGGCGCTCTCGACGCTGGCGAAGGCGACGATCGGCCATGGGTTCTCCGCGCTCGGCTTCCTGCCGTCGTTGCTGGCGCTCACCATCTATTCGATGCTGCCGATCCTGCGAAACGGCGCTGCGGCGATCCTGGGGGTCGATCCGGCCGTCCGCGAGGCCGCCGACGGCATGGGCCTGACCTCGCACCAGAAGCTCTGGCAGGTCGAGCTGCCGCTGGCCGCGCCGGTCATCATGGCGGGTGTGCGGACTGCGGCGGTCTGGACCATCGGCGCGGCGACGCTCTCGACGCCGGTCGGCCAGACGAGTCTCGGCAACTACATCTTCGCCGGCCTGCAGACCGAGAACTGGATCTTCGTGCTGTTCGGCTGCGCCGCCGCCGCGGCGCTGGCCATGGTCGCCGATCAGCTTTTGGGTCTGGTGGAGGCGGGCATGCAGCGCGGGCGGCGCGTGCTCGCCGGGATCGGTCTGGGCGGGCTGGCGGCCGGGGTGGTGGTCGCGATCGCGCCCCTGATCAGCTTCGGCGGCCAAGCGACCTATGTTGTCGGCGCCAAGAACTTCTCTGAGCAATACATCCTCGCCGAACTGATGGCCGACCGGCTGACAGCCACCGGCGCCACGGTCACCCGCAAGGAGGATCTCGGCTCTGCGGTCGCCTACCGCGCCCTGGCCAGCGGCGAGATCGACGCCTACGTCGACTATTCAGGAACACTTTGGGCCAACGTGTTGGGGCGTAAGGATAATCCTGGTCGCCAGCAGGTGCTTGAAGGCCTCACCGCCGAACTCGCCCAGCGCGACGGCGTGCTGGTCCTGGGCTCGCTGGGTTTCGAGAACGCCTATGCCCTGGTGATGCGCGGCGACCGCGCGCAGAGCCTGGGAATCACCTCGATCGCCGACCTGGCGCGGCGCGCGCCTCAACTGACCTTCGGGGCGGACCTGGAGTTCCTGTCGCGACCAGAATGGAAAGGAATTCAAAGCGCTTACGGCCTGAATTTCAAGACTGAGCGGTCCTTCCAACCGACCTTCATGTACCGCGCCCTGGGCGGCGGCGACGCCGACGTGATCTCGGCCTTCTCCTCCGACGGCCGGATCGCGGCTGATAGGCTGGTCGTTCTGTCCGATCCCAAGCAGGCCATCCCGCCCTACGACGCCGTCATTCTCATTTCGCCGAAGCGGGCGAAGGACGCGAAGCTGATCGCGGCGCTTAGGCCGTTGATCGGGAAGGTGCCGGTGAGCGCCATGCAGGCGGCGAACTTCAGCGTCGATCGCGATGCTGACAAGCGCTCGCCCTTGGAGGCCGCCAGAGCGCTCGAGGCGACACTGCGATGA